Part of the Impatiens glandulifera chromosome 8, dImpGla2.1, whole genome shotgun sequence genome is shown below.
ttgttagGTCTAccaaaaaagaaatttaaacaCACCCCAGCTATAATTATTGGATTGGTCACTTTTTATCGATCacaagtttttgtttttattttaaatatatttaaatacaaatcattttttttaaataatttaaaattattaaataagttaatttgattaaattattataccaaattaattgtaattatttgataagGTTGGATAAGAAGCTGTGAatttaagaagaaaaagaaaagaaaaaactcCATCAAAGCAATCAATCCACATTActtattaacacatttaacttGAAAGATCAATAACTATTTGAAGCTCAAATTATATTACATTGTcaataacaaaataacaaaatataaagaaataattggGCTTGGGTATTTGTCGAAAGTCCTATATTTTATTGGGTTCTAAGATAAATAGGCCTAACAGATGATGGGCTTAATTATTTATGGACAATAGTTTATTATCATGAAGTAATGGTTTAGTCCaagtattttgaaaaaataaaaataaaagtttaatagaGAATTTAATCAAAActtttaaactcttaaataagAATTTTGATACTTGAATATAATGAGCAATTTAAATTTTTAGGCCCTAGAATCTAGATTTGGTTATTGTCAAGAATctgtatttatgtttttatttttatttttgtgattttttttccaTGTTGTATAGGAGTGTGTGGCAATTGGCAAGTGTTTCAACGACTTATTTTTCAATAGATATGAATACGAATTCTAGAAGAAACTGATCGAATTAATGCGataataaataaagacaaaCGATAATAAGCTAGTACATCTCACATATTCAACATGCATCTCTACACGACTAAGAAAAATGGAGCTCAAAAACATTACCGACAAACAAATCTTAGtctaaaaacattttatatttacttttaagTGAGGTACATAAAAAATTCGATAAACAAATTAAGACTTTATCAAGTTTAGTCGAACAAACtaaatcattttcaattaaGTTTATTTCCATTTAGTGAATGTTTGTAACATAATAAAGACCaactcaaataaaaacatttaacaaacaatcatataaattgataaatatctttaaaatgaaaatagagaTAAGCAACTATTTCTAACTATATATATGCCCAATATAAATAATGATCAAGGTGAAGTTGTTATCTCAAATATACTAATTcaatttttgataattaaaaagaatGCAATTATTTCAAAACTACACAAACCAGCcaacatataaaattatgtctTATCACCAAGAACTACCAATATGTACATAGAAAAAAGATCCTCaaactttaatttttcataaCAAAAGTACCCCAAGGATTCCATTATAGGTACCACCCTCAACATTacaagaaacaaacatttttttttcttgaattgtTTCATTGGATGTCATTTTCAATTGACCCTAGAAACGCATTTGGGGTCGGGTTTGGGTTTGAGTTTGGATCAGTGGACCGGCCTAGCTTTGACACCGAAATATTACTATGATGAGTTGGCCATTTGAACCTCTCTGGCGGGCAAGGGGGTGGAGTTGGTTGCGCGATAAACCTAGGAATGGTCTCACCCGGCATTAGAACCGAAACTTCCCTAGCATTTGTAGACACCTGATAAAACGACATATGGGCCATACAAGGTCATTGTCAATGAGCATAATAAAAGCGAAAGtgaacttttttattaaatggagcAATGCAAAAAGGGGAAGGGATGGGGACAAATGAACAAAGACTTGGTATCAAAGAAATCCTTGACTGACTATCTGTTGTCTCCAATTACATCTCTGGTCATCATAAATATAGGCAGTGATGGACCAAAATGGGACACCATTTATACTTGTGGGGCTAAATTTGAAACAACCAAAAATTAAAAACCAATTTACATATGCTTTTGTTCTATAGCCAAGTACCCCACCCAATATGCTATTGTTTTCtgattaaattcaattttagaaCCACATTGGATTAGAAATCTAGCATAGATGAGTTTTATTATCCAGATCATCATTAATCTAGCTAAAAAGTTGATAATGGGGCAGTGGtggaagaacaaaaaaaaagttttttatttttattttttggaaaagcTAAGGAGAGTCTGAATGTCTCCATCCTGTAAGGGGAAAAGGCACATGTTGGcatgataaataaaatctttgCTTTATATCGGTCTGGTTTcttttagtattattatatatactaaacCTAAAGCTGACATTACAAGGTTGTCACATTTCAACCACTTAAATTAACATGATCATAAACACCcccttttttactttttcataatcataaatttatcaaaaaaacaatgaattttacaacttaaatatgattaaattaataagaatgcATACATAATAGATTTCATTCAATGCCTTCAAGAAAAGTTTAATTCTTGTAAAATGATAATTTCCTaaattgagattatttaaataagaaaaataaaaaaatataaatatcatatcatttaattcattaaacaaaatattaaaatacatattattttaaattattaatttcattttatatattaataccatttaaagtttttaaccaaaaataatatatacctttcttcaaaattattatttatcattgtTTTAGGAGATAACTCAAAATCAAAACCGAATGTCTTAAGTtcaattcttttttaatatttaaattaaatatttttgatatatatacttttattaaagtagtaaaaaatataaagaagtaATAATTCGAGAGAAGTAATCTACAAAATTTCATGATCtacaaatttagaaaaaaaaatattattttaaatagaaaagaaatagtaagagaaagagagagagagaactAACTTTGGTTAAGGGGAGAGAAGGCTTCATAAAATCAATCTGAACTTGTTCAATATGATCTCTTCTTCTATTAAAGTGATGACCGGAAGTGATGATCGGAGATGTCATCTCTGGCGAAGTAGGGCGTA
Proteins encoded:
- the LOC124912510 gene encoding uncharacterized protein LOC124912510; translation: MAEKSYWGWPPSGSPLVNGRDDRNWSHFDSSVNAISFGFVATAVLISMFLVLAILERFLRPTSPEMTSPIITSGHHFNRRRDHIEQVQIDFMKPSLPLTKVSTNAREVSVLMPGETIPRFIAQPTPPPCPPERFKWPTHHSNISVSKLGRSTDPNSNPNPTPNAFLGSIENDIQ